CATCGTGACCCTTTCACGACCGACTGTAGCGCATTTTTCGCATTTGCCAAAAGCCCTTGATCCCTACCCCGACTCTTTATATAGACCGCGACAACCGACGCGCGCTTGCGCGTCCTATTCGTTTATAGGGCGTTAAGTGTGTTAGGCATGGATGATTAGCTCAGCGGTAGAGCACTTCGTTGACATCGAAGGGGTCACTGGTTCGATCCCAGTATCGTCCACCATGAATTTTAGCCGCGTGGCCCGCGTAAATTGGGCAACGCACGAACGAAACAATGGCGCCTTTCGCAGCGCCGCGAGACAAAGGATAGAACAATGAAAGTTCGCAACTCCCTCCGGTCGCTGAAAAACCGCCACCGCGATTGCCGCGTTGTGCGTCGTAAAGGCCGCGTCTACGTGATCAACAAAACTCAGCGTCGCTTTAAAGCACGCCAGGGTTAAGTCACCTACGACACCTAGTTTGATGAAGCCGCGACCAGGAAACTGGGACGCGGCTTTTTCTTTGGGATACGCCTATGTGCGCTTTCCTATGTTTCGCACTTACCTTTGGGTCAGGTTTCCCTGACCTTTCTTACCGATGCTGATCTGCCCCCTAGCCACCTGCCGATTGGCCGCTTACGCTACGGCAAAATATTAGCAATGAGGTATTCGATATGATCCGACCAATTTCAACTGCACTCGCGACCAGCGTGTTCGCGCTGGCAGCAGTGCCCGCGCTGGCCCAAGACGCCAACCTTTGCGGCGGTGTTGGCGAGAACGGCCAATGGCTCGGCGGTGATGAAGCGTCTTCTGACATCTCAACCACACCCGCCTACATTGAACAAATGGCGCTCGTGCTGATGCAAAACGAATATGTCGGCCTGTTCACAGTATCCCAAGATGGCGACTACCGCATCGAAGCCCAAGGACGTGGGGGCGGTGATACGGTTCTGGACGTTCGCAATGCGACTGGCGAAATCGTTGCCTCGGATGATGACAGCGGTGGAGACGCCGCCAGCCGCGCCGAAACTTTCCTCGCACCCGGAACCTATTGTGCGTCAATGCGCAGCTTTGACGGATCGCCGATTACTGGATTTGTTCGTGCATCCCGCATGGACCAAGAGGCGCTAACCGCAGGATTCGTCCAGCAACAAGACAACAGCGTCACCGGAGAATGCAACT
This Octadecabacter temperatus DNA region includes the following protein-coding sequences:
- the ykgO gene encoding type B 50S ribosomal protein L36 produces the protein MKVRNSLRSLKNRHRDCRVVRRKGRVYVINKTQRRFKARQG